DNA sequence from the Actinomycetota bacterium genome:
ACGGCGTGCTCATCACGGTCCTGGCCGAGATGCCGCAGCCGTGACCTATCCGCTGCCCGACAGCCGAGGCTACTTCGGTCGCTTCGGCGGCCAGTTCGTCCCCGAGACGGTGATGCCCGCGCTCGCCGAGCTCGCCGAGGCACACGCCGCCGCGCAGGCGGACCCCGCGTTCGCCGAGCAGCTGGGCGCGCTGCTGCGCGACTACGTCGGCCGGCCGACGCCGCTGTACGAGGCGCGCAACCTCGCCGCCGCCACCGGGCTCGGCCGCGTCCTGCTCAAGCGCGAGGACCTGTGCCACACCGGCGCGCACAAGATCAACAACACCCTTGGCCAGTGCCTGTTGGCCGTGCGCATGGGCAAGGGGCGCGTGATCGCCGAGACCGGCGCCGGACAGCACGGCGTCGCGACGGCCACCGCCGCGGCGCTGCTCGGGCTCGAGTGCTCGGTGTTCATGGGCACCGAGGACA
Encoded proteins:
- a CDS encoding pyridoxal-phosphate dependent enzyme — encoded protein: MPALAELAEAHAAAQADPAFAEQLGALLRDYVGRPTPLYEARNLAAATGLGRVLLKREDLCHTGAHKINNTLGQCLLAVRMGKGRVIAETGAGQHGVATATAAALLGLECSVFMGTEDIRRQALNVYKMRLLGAEVVPVEEGTGTLHDAVTAALRHWVERVRDTFYVLGSAVGPHPYPTVVRDFQAVIGRETIAQLAERGVTPDAVLACVGGGSNAIGTFWP